In one window of Micromonospora cathayae DNA:
- a CDS encoding jacalin-like lectin, with translation MIPVRLLASAALLAALVPAPASAAPAPAAVTTSGGFSVLTYNVAGLPEPLSGSNPAVNTRPIGERVNAYDIVHVQEDFNYHTDLYATDRHPYRTPTSGGVPFGSGLNTMSNLPYSDFHRITWDDCNGTDCLTPKGFTASRIRLAEGVYVDFYNVHANAGSSEADLAARRDNLAQLSAYITANSAGNAVVVMGDFNVRYTRTGDTIRELVAANGLTDAWVQQERGGVPPALGSPALTCDPANVTNACEVVDKILYRSNRLVRLNLDRYHNEHQRFLDPAGEPLSDHYPHAAWFTWSLTDGLRASDTWGGPHGTPFTDLDAVGARVTGLSLRAGSRLDQVGVTLADGRTLSHGGTGGTAATLALADGEYVAQVTLTQGRKDGRTRIFSVRFSTNLGRTLAGGTPTADAVTYTAPPGGRLAGLYGRSGTEIDQLGVIWAVGGNS, from the coding sequence ATGATCCCCGTACGCCTGCTCGCGTCGGCGGCGCTGCTCGCCGCCCTGGTACCCGCGCCCGCGTCGGCCGCCCCCGCCCCGGCCGCCGTCACCACCAGCGGCGGTTTCTCGGTGCTCACCTACAACGTCGCCGGCCTGCCCGAACCGCTGTCCGGCAGCAACCCGGCGGTGAACACCCGACCGATCGGGGAACGGGTCAACGCGTACGACATCGTGCACGTCCAGGAGGACTTCAACTACCACACCGACCTGTACGCCACCGACCGGCACCCGTACCGGACCCCGACCAGCGGCGGCGTGCCGTTCGGCAGCGGCCTGAACACCATGTCGAACCTGCCGTACTCGGACTTCCACCGGATCACCTGGGACGACTGCAACGGCACCGACTGCCTCACCCCGAAGGGCTTCACCGCCTCCCGGATCCGGCTGGCCGAGGGGGTGTACGTCGACTTCTACAACGTGCACGCCAACGCCGGCAGCAGCGAGGCGGACCTGGCCGCCCGGCGGGACAACCTCGCCCAGCTCTCGGCCTACATCACCGCCAACTCGGCCGGCAACGCGGTGGTGGTGATGGGCGACTTCAACGTCCGCTACACCCGCACCGGCGACACCATCCGGGAACTGGTCGCCGCCAACGGCCTCACCGACGCCTGGGTGCAGCAGGAACGCGGCGGCGTGCCGCCGGCGCTGGGCAGCCCCGCGCTCACCTGCGACCCGGCCAACGTCACCAACGCCTGCGAGGTCGTCGACAAGATCCTGTACCGCAGCAACCGGCTGGTCCGGCTGAACCTGGACCGCTACCACAACGAGCACCAGCGGTTCCTCGACCCGGCCGGCGAGCCGCTCTCCGACCACTACCCGCACGCCGCCTGGTTCACCTGGAGCCTGACCGACGGGCTGCGGGCCAGCGACACCTGGGGTGGCCCGCACGGCACCCCGTTCACCGACCTGGACGCGGTCGGCGCCCGGGTCACCGGCCTGTCGCTGCGCGCCGGCTCCCGGCTCGACCAGGTCGGCGTCACCCTCGCCGACGGCCGCACCCTCAGCCACGGCGGTACCGGCGGCACCGCCGCCACCCTGGCGCTGGCCGACGGCGAGTACGTCGCGCAGGTCACCCTCACCCAGGGCAGGAAGGACGGCCGGACCAGGATCTTCTCGGTCCGGTTCAGCACCAACCTGGGCCGTACCCTGGCCGGCGGCACCCCCACCGCCGACGCGGTGACGTACACCGCCCCGCCCGGCGGGCGGCTCGCCGGCCTCTACGGTCGCAGCGGCACCGAGATCGACCAGCTCGGCGTGATCTGGGCTGTCGGGGGCAACAGCTAG